The Arcobacter roscoffensis genome segment CTTGTTTTACCTCATCATTTAAAATACTCTTTCGCACTTCTATAACTTCAACTTCTTGCTTTACAGGTGTTTGTACAATTTCTTCTTTATACTCTGACACAGGTTCTACAACTGTTTTTTTCTTTTTTAGTTCTTGCTTTTTTTGTTTCTCTGTAAAATTATACTCAATCTTTTTATCATCAGAAAACTCACTTAAAGGAAGATAATCATCCATTTGAGCAAAACATATAAACGGTGTAATAGCAACTAAAATTAACTTTTTCATTAAAACTCCAAAACAAATTTATGATATTATTTTATCATAATGTTTTTTAATATATTCTGCGACCCTGAAAGAGTTTGCATATATAGTAAAAGTATAAGGTACACTTCCACCTGTGGGCATAAAACTAGCATCACTTACAAAAAGATTTTTTACTTCATGGGCTTGGCAATGCTTATTTAAGACAGATGTTTTTGGATTATCTCCAAATCTACAACCTCCAGCCAATAGATTTTGTGCAGGGAGTTCTGAGATATTTGAGTTTATGTCTTTTGCATTCATTTGTTTAAATAAAGCTATGGCTTTTTTCTCTAAAAATTTTGATACTTTTATATCCTCTTTAAATGCACCTATTCTAATATTTGCAACAGGAACTCCATATTTATCTTTATATTTTTCATCAACACTTATAAAACTATTGTCATTTGCTGTCCAGTCTACAAATATCTCCATATTTAATGTTCTAGTTTTAGTAAACTTTTCATAGATTTTATTTTGTAAAGCCTCACCTATTAAAAGTTTTGAGCCATCCCACTTTAAACTATTTGCTCTTTTTATAGGATTTGCATGATCAAATACTAACTCAATCATTCCACCTTTAAACTCATCTGTAAAGTAAAAATCTTTTATAGCTCTATTTACAAAAAGTCCTGGTTTTAAGAGTTCTTTTAAGTTCATATTTGTTTCATCAAAAGTTCCACTTACAATTCCACCTGCTGTGGATAAAAAGTTTTTACCTACATTTGAACTATTATTTGCTACTCCGTTTGGAAACTCTTTTGTCTTTGAGTTTAATAAAAGTCTTGAAGTCTCAACAGCTTGAGCAGCAACTACAAAAAGTTTTGCTTTTATTTCTTTGCTTTTCTTATCTTTAGTGTAGTAATTTACTGATACTATTTTTTTATCTTCATTTGTATTTAGTTTATATACAAAAGCATTTGCTATTATCTTTACATTGTTTGTTTTTAAAGCAGGAAGTATTAAAGATTCTCTACTACTTCCCTTTGCTCCACTAGAACAAGCATATGAACCACAATAATTAGAGTAATAACAGCTTTTTCTATGTTTATTATCCTTACTAAGTATTGCTCTTGGAGTTTTTACAATTGAAAAACCCAATTGTTTTGAAGCTTTATCTATATGCTTTACAATAGGATGTTCAAGTAGAGGCTTAAAAGGAAACTCTTTTGAACTTCTAGGCTCTTGATGTTCATAGTCACTAACCTCACCTGAAACTCCTACTATTTTCTCAACCTTATCATAAAAAGGTTCAAGTTCCTCATATGGAATAGGCCAATCTTCTATGTTTGAACCTTTTTGCCTTCCATAAACAGTTTTTAATTTAAAATCATTGGGTTTAAGTCTATAGAAAAAACCACTCATAAAGTTTGATGATCCCCCTAAAATATTTCCATTCCAAAAACTCCAACCTGATTCATAGGTAGGAAATTTAGTCCATTTTCCATCTATATTCTCTTCTATAGTATGGTATTCTTCATTTAAACTTGGTGTATAAATATCTCTTCTTACAGTTGCTATTTCATCTTTTGAAAAATCTTTTCTTTTGTAAATATCACCTTTTTCTAAAACACATACTTTAAAACCTGCTTTACTTAACTCATAAATTATAGGTCCAGCACCTGCGCCACTTCCTATAACACATACATCATAAATCATATTTTTTGTCCATATTTTAGCTTTGGTCTTGGGTACCCTGCTTTATGTTTTACACTATTCCAGCCTATTTGTTTTTTATTTCCACC includes the following:
- a CDS encoding GMC family oxidoreductase, translating into MIYDVCVIGSGAGAGPIIYELSKAGFKVCVLEKGDIYKRKDFSKDEIATVRRDIYTPSLNEEYHTIEENIDGKWTKFPTYESGWSFWNGNILGGSSNFMSGFFYRLKPNDFKLKTVYGRQKGSNIEDWPIPYEELEPFYDKVEKIVGVSGEVSDYEHQEPRSSKEFPFKPLLEHPIVKHIDKASKQLGFSIVKTPRAILSKDNKHRKSCYYSNYCGSYACSSGAKGSSRESLILPALKTNNVKIIANAFVYKLNTNEDKKIVSVNYYTKDKKSKEIKAKLFVVAAQAVETSRLLLNSKTKEFPNGVANNSSNVGKNFLSTAGGIVSGTFDETNMNLKELLKPGLFVNRAIKDFYFTDEFKGGMIELVFDHANPIKRANSLKWDGSKLLIGEALQNKIYEKFTKTRTLNMEIFVDWTANDNSFISVDEKYKDKYGVPVANIRIGAFKEDIKVSKFLEKKAIALFKQMNAKDINSNISELPAQNLLAGGCRFGDNPKTSVLNKHCQAHEVKNLFVSDASFMPTGGSVPYTFTIYANSFRVAEYIKKHYDKIIS